In Oryza sativa Japonica Group chromosome 3, ASM3414082v1, one DNA window encodes the following:
- the LOC4331485 gene encoding callose synthase 3 isoform X2, with amino-acid sequence MAFEMYGMLVGNVSALTGEYVKPAYGGEKEAFLKKVVTPIYLTIAKEAERSKREKGNHSEWRNYDDLNEYFWSAECFRLGWPMRADADFFCQHLNSPDQRNETTRTEKQKGKVNFVELRSFWHIFRSFDRMWSFFILALQVMVILAWNGGSLGNIFDPVVFKKILSIFITSAILNLGQATLDIIFNWKARRTMEFAVKLRYVLKFTLAALWVVLLPVTYAYTWENPTGIIRAIKGWFGNGQNHPSLFVLAVVIYLSPSLLAAILFLLPFLRRILESSDYKFVRFVMWWSQPRLFVGRGMHESAFSLFMYTMFWIALLLIKFAFSYYVEIKPLVEPTKDIMKLPIHTFQWHEFFPKANGNIGVVIALWAPIILVYFMDTQIWYTIFSTLLGGIYGAFQRLGEIRTLGMLRSRFGSIPLAFNACLIPAEESDAKRKKGLKSYLHSRFERKHTDKEKIAARFAQMWNEIITSFREEDLINNKEKELLLVPYVADQALEIMQWPPFLLASKIPIAVDMAKDSNGKDRDLKKRLENDYYFKCAIEECYASFKNIIKDLVQGEPEKRVINTIFAEVEKYIADDKVITDLNMHALPDLYNKFVELVKYLEKNDKNDRDAVIKIFQDMLEVVTRDIMEDQLSSILESSHGGSYQRPEGTTTWDQEYQLFQPAGAIKFPVQFTDAWIEKIKRLELLLTVKESAMDVPSNLEARRRLTFFTNSLFMDMPDAPKVRNMLSFSALTPYYNEPVLFSIKELQEENEDGVSTLFYLQKIYPDEWKNFQQRVEWDEELKENEDKNEELRLWASYRGQTLARTVRGMMYYRKALVLEAFLDMAKHEDLMEGYKAVESTDEQWKLQRSLFAQCEAVADMKFTYVVSCQQYGNDKRAALPNAQDILQLMRTYPSLRVAYIDQVEDRVEEKKMEPAYYSTLVKVALTKDSESTDPVQNLDQVIYRIKLPGPAMLGEGKPENQNHAIIFTRGEGLQTIDMNQDNYMEEALKMRNLLQEFLTEHGVRRPSILGVREHIFTGSVSSLAWFMSNQEHSFVTIGQRLLANPLKVRFHYGHPDVFDRIFHLTRGGVSKASRSINLSEDIFAGYNSTLRGGNITHHEYVQVGKGRDVGLNQISKFEAKVANGNGEQTLSRDIYRLGHRFDFFRMLSCYFTTVGFYFSTLLTVVTVYVFLYGRLYLALSGLEEGLLTQRRYIHNHPLQVALASQSLVQLGFLMALPMMMEIGLEKGFGQALSEFIMMNLQLAAVFFTFSLGTKTHYYGRMLLHGGAQYRATGRGFVVFHAKFAENYRLYSRSHFVKGIELLILLIIYQLFGQSYRSTIAYIFVTFSMWFLVLTWLFAPFLFNPSGFEWTKIVDDWSDWNKWISNRGGIGVSPDKSWESWWEIELEHLKYSGTIGLFVEIILSLRFFIYQYGLVYHLNITGDKSILVYLISWLVILVVLLVMKTVSVGRRRFSADFQLFFRLIKFMIFVSFIAILIVLIAILHMTLRDIFVCFLAFLPSGWGILLIAQACKPLARRAGLWGSVRALARAYEIIMGVLLFTPITILAWFPFVSEFQTRMLFNQAFSRGLQISRILGGQKKERERSSRNKD; translated from the exons ATGGCATTTGAAATGTATGGTATGCTAGTTGGAAATGTGAGTGCCTTGACGGGTGAATATGTGAAGCCAGCCTATGGGGGTGAGAAAGAAGCCTTTCTGAAGAAAGTTGTTACTCCAATTTACCTCACCATTGCAAAG GAAGCTGAAAGGagcaaaagagaaaaaggaaatcaTTCTGAGTGGAGAAACTACGATGATCTAAATGAATATTTCTG GTCTGCTGAGTGCTTTCGGTTAGGTTGGCCTATGCGTGCGGATGCTGATTTCTTTTGTCAACATTTAAATTCACCTGATCAAAGAAATGAA ACCACAAGAACTGAAAAGCAGAAAGGAAAGGTCAACTTTGTTGAGCTACGCTCCTTTTGGCACATATTCAGGAGTTTCGATAGAATGTGGAGTTTCTTTATTCTAGCTCTTCAG GTTATGGTAATTCTGGCTTGGAATGGAGGCTCGCTGGGAAATATTTTTGATCCTGTTGTTTTCAAGAAGATTCTGAGCATATTTATTACTTCTGCTATTCTAAATCTCGGGCAAG CTACACTTGATATAATCTTTAATTGGAAGGCCAGGAGAACAATGGAATTTGCAGTTAAACTGAGATATGTTCTAAAGTTCACACTAGCAGCCTTGTGGGTAGTATTACTGCCGGTTACATATGCATACACCTGGGAGAATCCAACAGGAATTATCAGGGCCATCAAAGGCTGGTTTGGAAATGGTCAAAACCACCCATCACTCTTTGTCCTTGCAGTAGTTATATATTTGTCTCCCAGTTTGCTAGCTGctattctttttcttctcccatTTCTACGGCGTATACTTGAAAGTTCAGACTACAAGTTTGTGAGGTTCGTCATGTGGTGGTCACAG CCTCGTCTATTTGTTGGTAGGGGAATGCATGAAAGTGCCTTCTCACTTTTCAT GTACAccatgttttggattgctcttCTTTTGATAAAGTTTGCATTTAGCTATTATGTGGAG ATCAAGCCTCTTGTCGAACCTACCAAGGATATCATGAAGTTACCTATACACACTTTTCAGTGGCATGAGTTTTTCCCAAAAG CGAACGGAAACATTGGTGTCGTGATTGCGCTTTGGGCTCCAATCATTTTG GTCTATTTCATGGATACACAAATTTGGTATACAATCTTCTCGACACTGCTTGGTGGAATTTATGGTGCTTTCCAACGACTTGGAGAG ATCCGCACCCTAGGAATGCTGCGATCTCGCTTTGGTTCAATACCTTTAGCCTTTAATGCCTGTCTAATTCCGGCTGAAGAATCTGATGCAAAAAGGAAGAAGGGTCTAAAGTCTTATTTGCACAGTCGTTTTGAG AGGAAGCACACAGACAAGGAGAAGATAGCCGCAAGATTTGCACAGATGTGGAACGAAATTATCACGAGCTTTCGAGAAGAGGACCTTATAAATAACAA GGAGAAGGAGCTGCTGCTTGTTCCGTATGTGGCTGATCAGGCTCTTGAGATTATGCAGTGGCCTCCTTTTTTGCTTGCCAGCAAg ATCCCCATAGCTGTTGACATGGCTAAAGATAGCAATGGCAAAGACCGTGACCTGAAAAAGAGGCTTGAGAACGACTATTATTTTAAATGTGCAATTGAAGAATGCTATGCATCATTTAAAAATATCATCAAGGATCTTGTACAAGGTGAACCAGAGAAAAG GGTCATAAATACTATATTTGCAGAAGTTGAAAAGTATATTGCTGATGACAAAGTTATTACTGATTTGAATATGCACGCTTTGCCAGATCTTTACAATAAGTTTGTTGAATTGgtaaaatatttg GAGAAGAATGATAAGAATGATAGGGATGCTGTAATAAAGATTTTTCAAGATATGCTGGAGGTTGTAACAAGAGATATAATGGAAGACCAACTTTCTAG TATTTTGGAGTCAAGTCATGGTGGTTCATACCAAAGGCCTGAAGGCACAACGACATGGGATCAAGAATATCAGTTATTTCAACCGGCTGGAGCTATCAAGTTTCCCGTACAATTCACAGATGCCTGGATAGAGAAG ATAAAAAGGCTGGAACTGTTACTCACTGTGAAAGAGTCTGCTATGGATGTCCCCTCAAATCTGGAGGCTAGAAGGCGTCTTACCTTTTTCACCAATTCTTTGTTTATGGACATGCCTGATGCTCCCAAAGTCAGAAACATGCTTTCATTTTC CGCGTTGACCCCGTATTACAATGAACCTGTTCTTTTTTCGATAAAAGAGCTGCAGGAGGAAAATGAGGATGGAGTTTCCACCCTATTCTACCTACAGAAAATTTACCCAG ATGAATGGAAGAACTTTCAGCAAAGGGTTGAATGGGATGAGGAACTTAAAGAGAATGAAGACAAGAATGAGGAGCTTCGTCTGTGGGCTTCATACAGAGGGCAAACATTAGCTCGAACAG TTAGGGGAATGATGTACTACCGAAAAGCTTTGGTTCTTGAAGCATTTCTAGATATGGCCAAACATGAAG ATCTCATGGAAGGGTATAAAGCAGTTGAGTCAACTGATGAACAATGGAAGTTACAGCGGTCCTTGTTTGCGCAATGTGAAGCAGTGGCTGATATGAAGTTTACCTATGTGGTATCATGCCAGCAATATGGAAATGACAAGCGTGCTGCTCTTCCTAATGCCCAAGACATATTACAGCTGATGAGAAC GTACCCTTCTCTTCGTGTAGCATATATCGATCAGGTCGAAGATAGagtggaagaaaagaaaatggagCCAGCTTATTACTCAACTTTGGTAAAGGTTGCTCTAACTAAGGATTCTGAATCTACAGATCCAGTTCAAAATCTTGATCAG GTTATCTACCGGATAAAACTTCCAGGACCTGCAATGTTGGGAGAAGGAAAGCCTGAAAATCAAAATCATGCAATAATCTTCACCCGTGGTGAAGGCCTGCAAACCATAGACATGAACCAG GATAACTATATGGAAGAAGCACTTAAAATGAGAAATTTGCTTCAAGAGTTCCTTACAGAACATGGAGTTCGGCGCCCATCTATACTTGGAGTTAGGGAACATATTTTTACTGGCAG TGTCTCTTCTCTCGCATGGTTTATGTCCAATCAGGAGCATAGTTTTGTGACTATTGGGCAACGGCTGCTTGCAAACCCTCTGAA GGTTCGATTCCACTATGGCCATCCTGACGTATTTGATAGGATTTTTCATCTAACAAGAGGTGGTGTCAGTAAGGCATCAAGGAGTATCAACTTGAGCGAAGATATTTTTGCAG GCTATAATTCAACTCTCCGTGGAGGAAATATAACACATCATGAATATGTGCAAGTTGGTAAAGGAAGAGATGTAGGGTTAAACCAGATCTCTAAGTTTGAGGCTAAGGTGGCCAATGGAAATGGAGAGCAGACTCTTAGCCGTGATATCTACCGGCTTGGACACCGCTTCGATTTCTTCAGAATGCTTTCATGCTACTTCACTACTGTGGGATTTTATTTCAGTACTCTG CTGACAGTTGTCACAGTTTATGTATTTCTGTATGGACGCCTTTATCTTGCTCTCAGTGGACTTGAAGAAGGGCTTTTAACACAAAGGAGATACATTCATAACCACCCCCTTCAGGTTGCTCTTGCCTCACAATCTCTGGTTCAGCTAGGTTTTCTGATGGCCCTGCCCATGATGATGGAAATTGGCCTTGAAAAAGGATTTGGTCAAGCACTAAGTGAATTTATCATGATGAACTTGCAATTGGCAGCTGTGTTCTTTACGTTTTCACTTGGCACTAAGACTCACTACTATGGACGAATGTTGCTCCATGGAGGTGCTCAGTACAGAGCTACTGGTAGGGGCTTTGTTGTCTTTCATGCTAAGTTTGCAGAGAATTACAGGCTTTATTCTCGCAGTCACTTTGTTAAAGGCATTGAGTTGTTGATTCTGCTCATCATTTACCAACTATTTGGTCAATCTTACCGCTCAACCATTGCCTATATTTTTGTTACATTCTCTATGTGGTTCCTAGTGTTGACATGGCTTTTTGCACCCTTCCTGTTCAATCCATCGGGATTTGAGTGGACGAAAATTGTGGATGATTGGTCTGATTGGAATAAGTGGATCAGCAATCGTGGTGGCATTGGGGTGTCACCAGACAAGAGTTGGGAATCCTGGTGGGAGATCGAGCTAGAGCATTTGAAATATTCTGGGACAATTGGACTTTTTGTTGAGATAATTTTGTCCCTGAGGTTTTTCATATACCAGTATGGCCTTGTTTACCACTTAAATATCACAGGCGACAAAAGTATATTG GTATATTTAATTTCGTGGCTCGTGATTTTGGTGGTATTGCTTGTTATGAAG ACTGTATCTGTCGGAAGGCGGAGATTTAGTGCGGATTTTCAGCTATTTTTCCGTCTGATTAAGTTTATGATATTTGTTTCGTTCATCGCCATCTTGATTGTACTGATAGCAATACTTCATATGACCTTACGAGATATATTTGTGTGCTTTCTGGCATTCTTACCTTCCGGATGGGGAATATTGCTG ATTGCACAAGCTTGCAAGCCTCTTGCTCGGCGAGCAGGGCTATGGGGATCTGTTCGTGCCCTTGCTCGGGCATACGAGATAATTATGGGAGTTCTTCTCTTTACACCAATTACTATTTTGGCATGGTTTCCCTTTGTGTCCGAGTTTCAGACACGGATGCTATTTAATCAAGCGTTCAGTAGAGGACTGCAAATCTCTCGGATTCTTGGTGGTCAGAAGAAGGAGCGGGAGCGGTCCTCTCGCAACAAGGACTGA
- the LOC4331485 gene encoding callose synthase 3 isoform X1 yields the protein MTSLSRTLSRGGPMQPPGQRRILRTQTAVNLGEQIFDSEVVPSSLVEIAPILRVANEVEASNPRVAYLCRFYAFEKAHRLDPTSSGRGVRQFKTALLQRLERENEPTLRGRARKSDAREIQAFYQHYYKKYIQALQNVSDQVDRAQLTKAYQTANVLFEVLKAVTQQHSVEVDHEILEAADKVKEKTKIYLPFNILPLDPDSGNQAVMKFPEIQAAAVALRNTRGLPWPKTYEHKVNEDLLDWLQSMFGFQTDNVSNQREHLILLLANVHIRRNPKTDPQSKLDDNALNEVMKKLFKNYKKWCKYLDRKSSLWLPTIQQEVQQRKLLYMGLYLLIWGEAANLRFMPECICYIYHHMAFEMYGMLVGNVSALTGEYVKPAYGGEKEAFLKKVVTPIYLTIAKEAERSKREKGNHSEWRNYDDLNEYFWSAECFRLGWPMRADADFFCQHLNSPDQRNETTRTEKQKGKVNFVELRSFWHIFRSFDRMWSFFILALQVMVILAWNGGSLGNIFDPVVFKKILSIFITSAILNLGQATLDIIFNWKARRTMEFAVKLRYVLKFTLAALWVVLLPVTYAYTWENPTGIIRAIKGWFGNGQNHPSLFVLAVVIYLSPSLLAAILFLLPFLRRILESSDYKFVRFVMWWSQPRLFVGRGMHESAFSLFMYTMFWIALLLIKFAFSYYVEIKPLVEPTKDIMKLPIHTFQWHEFFPKANGNIGVVIALWAPIILVYFMDTQIWYTIFSTLLGGIYGAFQRLGEIRTLGMLRSRFGSIPLAFNACLIPAEESDAKRKKGLKSYLHSRFERKHTDKEKIAARFAQMWNEIITSFREEDLINNKEKELLLVPYVADQALEIMQWPPFLLASKIPIAVDMAKDSNGKDRDLKKRLENDYYFKCAIEECYASFKNIIKDLVQGEPEKRVINTIFAEVEKYIADDKVITDLNMHALPDLYNKFVELVKYLEKNDKNDRDAVIKIFQDMLEVVTRDIMEDQLSSILESSHGGSYQRPEGTTTWDQEYQLFQPAGAIKFPVQFTDAWIEKIKRLELLLTVKESAMDVPSNLEARRRLTFFTNSLFMDMPDAPKVRNMLSFSALTPYYNEPVLFSIKELQEENEDGVSTLFYLQKIYPDEWKNFQQRVEWDEELKENEDKNEELRLWASYRGQTLARTVRGMMYYRKALVLEAFLDMAKHEDLMEGYKAVESTDEQWKLQRSLFAQCEAVADMKFTYVVSCQQYGNDKRAALPNAQDILQLMRTYPSLRVAYIDQVEDRVEEKKMEPAYYSTLVKVALTKDSESTDPVQNLDQVIYRIKLPGPAMLGEGKPENQNHAIIFTRGEGLQTIDMNQDNYMEEALKMRNLLQEFLTEHGVRRPSILGVREHIFTGSVSSLAWFMSNQEHSFVTIGQRLLANPLKVRFHYGHPDVFDRIFHLTRGGVSKASRSINLSEDIFAGYNSTLRGGNITHHEYVQVGKGRDVGLNQISKFEAKVANGNGEQTLSRDIYRLGHRFDFFRMLSCYFTTVGFYFSTLLTVVTVYVFLYGRLYLALSGLEEGLLTQRRYIHNHPLQVALASQSLVQLGFLMALPMMMEIGLEKGFGQALSEFIMMNLQLAAVFFTFSLGTKTHYYGRMLLHGGAQYRATGRGFVVFHAKFAENYRLYSRSHFVKGIELLILLIIYQLFGQSYRSTIAYIFVTFSMWFLVLTWLFAPFLFNPSGFEWTKIVDDWSDWNKWISNRGGIGVSPDKSWESWWEIELEHLKYSGTIGLFVEIILSLRFFIYQYGLVYHLNITGDKSILVYLISWLVILVVLLVMKTVSVGRRRFSADFQLFFRLIKFMIFVSFIAILIVLIAILHMTLRDIFVCFLAFLPSGWGILLIAQACKPLARRAGLWGSVRALARAYEIIMGVLLFTPITILAWFPFVSEFQTRMLFNQAFSRGLQISRILGGQKKERERSSRNKD from the exons ATGACGTCATTGTCACGAACTCTATCCCGGGGAGGGCCAATGCAGCCACCGGGGCAGCGGCGCATCCTCAGAACGCAGACAGCGGTAAACCTGGGCGAGCAAATCTTTGACAGTGAGGTGGTGCCATCATCGCTTGTTGAGATCGCGCCCATCCTCCGTGTTGCCAATGAGGTCGAGGCGTCCAATCCCCGGGTTGCATACCTCT GTCGATTCTATGCATTTGAAAAGGCTCACAGGTTAGATCCAACTTCAAGTGGCCGGGGTGTCCGGCAATTCAAGACGGCTCTTTTGCAACGGCTTGAAAGG gAGAATGAACCCACCTTGAGAGGAAGGGCCCGCAAGAGTGATGCACGGGAAATACAGGCCTTCTATCAACACTATTATAAGAAATATATTCAAGCACTTCAAAATGTCTCCGACCAAGTGGATCG TGCTCAACTTACCAAGGCATACCAGACTGCTAATGTTCTATTTGAGGTTTTAAAGGCAGTCACTCAACAGCATTCTGTTGAAGTTGACCATGAG ATCTTGGAAGCCGCTGATAAAGttaaagagaagacaaagatatATCTCCCTTTCAATATACTCCCTCTTGATCCAGACAGTGGCAATCAAGCAGTCATGAAATTTCCTGAG ATCCAAGCTGCCGCTGTTGCTCTTCGCAATACTAGAGGTCTTCCATGGCCCAAAACTTATGAACACAAGGTTAACGAAGACCTCTTGGACTGGCTACAATCTATGTTTGGTTTTCAG ACAGACAATGTTTCCAATCAGCGTGAGCATCTGATTTTACTTCTTGCTAACGTACACATACGACGAAATCCAAAGACTGATCCACAATCAAAG TTGGATGATAACGCGCTGAATGAagtgatgaaaaagttgtttAAGAACTACAAAAAGTGGTGCAAATACCTTGATCGCAAGAGTAGCCTTTG GTTGCCAACAATTCAGCAGGAGGTGCAACAACGTAAACTGCTTTATATGGGTCTGTACCTTCTTATCTGGGGTGAAGCTGCAAATTTGCGATTTATGCCGGAATGCATTTGCTACATATACCATCAT ATGGCATTTGAAATGTATGGTATGCTAGTTGGAAATGTGAGTGCCTTGACGGGTGAATATGTGAAGCCAGCCTATGGGGGTGAGAAAGAAGCCTTTCTGAAGAAAGTTGTTACTCCAATTTACCTCACCATTGCAAAG GAAGCTGAAAGGagcaaaagagaaaaaggaaatcaTTCTGAGTGGAGAAACTACGATGATCTAAATGAATATTTCTG GTCTGCTGAGTGCTTTCGGTTAGGTTGGCCTATGCGTGCGGATGCTGATTTCTTTTGTCAACATTTAAATTCACCTGATCAAAGAAATGAA ACCACAAGAACTGAAAAGCAGAAAGGAAAGGTCAACTTTGTTGAGCTACGCTCCTTTTGGCACATATTCAGGAGTTTCGATAGAATGTGGAGTTTCTTTATTCTAGCTCTTCAG GTTATGGTAATTCTGGCTTGGAATGGAGGCTCGCTGGGAAATATTTTTGATCCTGTTGTTTTCAAGAAGATTCTGAGCATATTTATTACTTCTGCTATTCTAAATCTCGGGCAAG CTACACTTGATATAATCTTTAATTGGAAGGCCAGGAGAACAATGGAATTTGCAGTTAAACTGAGATATGTTCTAAAGTTCACACTAGCAGCCTTGTGGGTAGTATTACTGCCGGTTACATATGCATACACCTGGGAGAATCCAACAGGAATTATCAGGGCCATCAAAGGCTGGTTTGGAAATGGTCAAAACCACCCATCACTCTTTGTCCTTGCAGTAGTTATATATTTGTCTCCCAGTTTGCTAGCTGctattctttttcttctcccatTTCTACGGCGTATACTTGAAAGTTCAGACTACAAGTTTGTGAGGTTCGTCATGTGGTGGTCACAG CCTCGTCTATTTGTTGGTAGGGGAATGCATGAAAGTGCCTTCTCACTTTTCAT GTACAccatgttttggattgctcttCTTTTGATAAAGTTTGCATTTAGCTATTATGTGGAG ATCAAGCCTCTTGTCGAACCTACCAAGGATATCATGAAGTTACCTATACACACTTTTCAGTGGCATGAGTTTTTCCCAAAAG CGAACGGAAACATTGGTGTCGTGATTGCGCTTTGGGCTCCAATCATTTTG GTCTATTTCATGGATACACAAATTTGGTATACAATCTTCTCGACACTGCTTGGTGGAATTTATGGTGCTTTCCAACGACTTGGAGAG ATCCGCACCCTAGGAATGCTGCGATCTCGCTTTGGTTCAATACCTTTAGCCTTTAATGCCTGTCTAATTCCGGCTGAAGAATCTGATGCAAAAAGGAAGAAGGGTCTAAAGTCTTATTTGCACAGTCGTTTTGAG AGGAAGCACACAGACAAGGAGAAGATAGCCGCAAGATTTGCACAGATGTGGAACGAAATTATCACGAGCTTTCGAGAAGAGGACCTTATAAATAACAA GGAGAAGGAGCTGCTGCTTGTTCCGTATGTGGCTGATCAGGCTCTTGAGATTATGCAGTGGCCTCCTTTTTTGCTTGCCAGCAAg ATCCCCATAGCTGTTGACATGGCTAAAGATAGCAATGGCAAAGACCGTGACCTGAAAAAGAGGCTTGAGAACGACTATTATTTTAAATGTGCAATTGAAGAATGCTATGCATCATTTAAAAATATCATCAAGGATCTTGTACAAGGTGAACCAGAGAAAAG GGTCATAAATACTATATTTGCAGAAGTTGAAAAGTATATTGCTGATGACAAAGTTATTACTGATTTGAATATGCACGCTTTGCCAGATCTTTACAATAAGTTTGTTGAATTGgtaaaatatttg GAGAAGAATGATAAGAATGATAGGGATGCTGTAATAAAGATTTTTCAAGATATGCTGGAGGTTGTAACAAGAGATATAATGGAAGACCAACTTTCTAG TATTTTGGAGTCAAGTCATGGTGGTTCATACCAAAGGCCTGAAGGCACAACGACATGGGATCAAGAATATCAGTTATTTCAACCGGCTGGAGCTATCAAGTTTCCCGTACAATTCACAGATGCCTGGATAGAGAAG ATAAAAAGGCTGGAACTGTTACTCACTGTGAAAGAGTCTGCTATGGATGTCCCCTCAAATCTGGAGGCTAGAAGGCGTCTTACCTTTTTCACCAATTCTTTGTTTATGGACATGCCTGATGCTCCCAAAGTCAGAAACATGCTTTCATTTTC CGCGTTGACCCCGTATTACAATGAACCTGTTCTTTTTTCGATAAAAGAGCTGCAGGAGGAAAATGAGGATGGAGTTTCCACCCTATTCTACCTACAGAAAATTTACCCAG ATGAATGGAAGAACTTTCAGCAAAGGGTTGAATGGGATGAGGAACTTAAAGAGAATGAAGACAAGAATGAGGAGCTTCGTCTGTGGGCTTCATACAGAGGGCAAACATTAGCTCGAACAG TTAGGGGAATGATGTACTACCGAAAAGCTTTGGTTCTTGAAGCATTTCTAGATATGGCCAAACATGAAG ATCTCATGGAAGGGTATAAAGCAGTTGAGTCAACTGATGAACAATGGAAGTTACAGCGGTCCTTGTTTGCGCAATGTGAAGCAGTGGCTGATATGAAGTTTACCTATGTGGTATCATGCCAGCAATATGGAAATGACAAGCGTGCTGCTCTTCCTAATGCCCAAGACATATTACAGCTGATGAGAAC GTACCCTTCTCTTCGTGTAGCATATATCGATCAGGTCGAAGATAGagtggaagaaaagaaaatggagCCAGCTTATTACTCAACTTTGGTAAAGGTTGCTCTAACTAAGGATTCTGAATCTACAGATCCAGTTCAAAATCTTGATCAG GTTATCTACCGGATAAAACTTCCAGGACCTGCAATGTTGGGAGAAGGAAAGCCTGAAAATCAAAATCATGCAATAATCTTCACCCGTGGTGAAGGCCTGCAAACCATAGACATGAACCAG GATAACTATATGGAAGAAGCACTTAAAATGAGAAATTTGCTTCAAGAGTTCCTTACAGAACATGGAGTTCGGCGCCCATCTATACTTGGAGTTAGGGAACATATTTTTACTGGCAG TGTCTCTTCTCTCGCATGGTTTATGTCCAATCAGGAGCATAGTTTTGTGACTATTGGGCAACGGCTGCTTGCAAACCCTCTGAA GGTTCGATTCCACTATGGCCATCCTGACGTATTTGATAGGATTTTTCATCTAACAAGAGGTGGTGTCAGTAAGGCATCAAGGAGTATCAACTTGAGCGAAGATATTTTTGCAG GCTATAATTCAACTCTCCGTGGAGGAAATATAACACATCATGAATATGTGCAAGTTGGTAAAGGAAGAGATGTAGGGTTAAACCAGATCTCTAAGTTTGAGGCTAAGGTGGCCAATGGAAATGGAGAGCAGACTCTTAGCCGTGATATCTACCGGCTTGGACACCGCTTCGATTTCTTCAGAATGCTTTCATGCTACTTCACTACTGTGGGATTTTATTTCAGTACTCTG CTGACAGTTGTCACAGTTTATGTATTTCTGTATGGACGCCTTTATCTTGCTCTCAGTGGACTTGAAGAAGGGCTTTTAACACAAAGGAGATACATTCATAACCACCCCCTTCAGGTTGCTCTTGCCTCACAATCTCTGGTTCAGCTAGGTTTTCTGATGGCCCTGCCCATGATGATGGAAATTGGCCTTGAAAAAGGATTTGGTCAAGCACTAAGTGAATTTATCATGATGAACTTGCAATTGGCAGCTGTGTTCTTTACGTTTTCACTTGGCACTAAGACTCACTACTATGGACGAATGTTGCTCCATGGAGGTGCTCAGTACAGAGCTACTGGTAGGGGCTTTGTTGTCTTTCATGCTAAGTTTGCAGAGAATTACAGGCTTTATTCTCGCAGTCACTTTGTTAAAGGCATTGAGTTGTTGATTCTGCTCATCATTTACCAACTATTTGGTCAATCTTACCGCTCAACCATTGCCTATATTTTTGTTACATTCTCTATGTGGTTCCTAGTGTTGACATGGCTTTTTGCACCCTTCCTGTTCAATCCATCGGGATTTGAGTGGACGAAAATTGTGGATGATTGGTCTGATTGGAATAAGTGGATCAGCAATCGTGGTGGCATTGGGGTGTCACCAGACAAGAGTTGGGAATCCTGGTGGGAGATCGAGCTAGAGCATTTGAAATATTCTGGGACAATTGGACTTTTTGTTGAGATAATTTTGTCCCTGAGGTTTTTCATATACCAGTATGGCCTTGTTTACCACTTAAATATCACAGGCGACAAAAGTATATTG GTATATTTAATTTCGTGGCTCGTGATTTTGGTGGTATTGCTTGTTATGAAG ACTGTATCTGTCGGAAGGCGGAGATTTAGTGCGGATTTTCAGCTATTTTTCCGTCTGATTAAGTTTATGATATTTGTTTCGTTCATCGCCATCTTGATTGTACTGATAGCAATACTTCATATGACCTTACGAGATATATTTGTGTGCTTTCTGGCATTCTTACCTTCCGGATGGGGAATATTGCTG ATTGCACAAGCTTGCAAGCCTCTTGCTCGGCGAGCAGGGCTATGGGGATCTGTTCGTGCCCTTGCTCGGGCATACGAGATAATTATGGGAGTTCTTCTCTTTACACCAATTACTATTTTGGCATGGTTTCCCTTTGTGTCCGAGTTTCAGACACGGATGCTATTTAATCAAGCGTTCAGTAGAGGACTGCAAATCTCTCGGATTCTTGGTGGTCAGAAGAAGGAGCGGGAGCGGTCCTCTCGCAACAAGGACTGA
- the LOC4331487 gene encoding uncharacterized protein yields the protein MAATAQGGGGAVSVQHVARASSDELLRKFADPDAHAKQITPPRRSLALRRKRSSRRVASGLSARDLESGAELAAPKRRRSIGGSTEWKAGLLLPTTTTASARKGSAASHSHRGGAARLDDAAGIGLLLAALERTWRKTVAGASKMFVERHRTNHVLLISDMV from the exons ATGGCAGCAAcggcgcagggcggcggcggggcggtgtCCGTGCAGCACGTGGCGAGGGCGTCGTCGGACGAGCTCCTGCGCAAGTTCGCCGACCCGGACGCGCACGCCAAGCAGatcacgccgccgcggcgcagccTCGCGCTGCGGCGGAAGCGGTCGTCCAGGAGGGTGGCGTCGGGGCTCTCCGCGAGGGATTTGGAGTCGGGGGCGGAGCTCGCGGCGCCCAAGCGGAGGCGGAGCATCGGCGGGTCCACCGAGTGGAAGGCCGGGCTGCTGCTGCCGACGACCACCACGGCCTCCGCCCGCAAGGGATCCGCCGCGAGCCACTCCCACCGGGGCGGGGCCGCGCGCCTCGATGACGCCGCCGGGatcggcctcctcctcgccgcgttGGAGCGG ACATGGAGGAAGACGGTGGCGGGGGCGTCGAAGATGTTCGTGGAGAGGCACCGCACCAACCACGTGCTGCTCATCAGCGACATGGTCTGA